A genome region from Mesorhizobium sp. B2-1-8 includes the following:
- a CDS encoding acyl-CoA carboxylase subunit beta, with protein sequence MKDVLKELERRRDIARMGGGQARIDAQHKKGKLTARERIEVFLDEGSFEEFDMYVEHRSTDFGMEKTKIAGDGVVTGWGTVNGRPVYLFAKDFTVFGGSLSEAHAEKVIKVQEMALRNRAPIIGLYDAGGARIQEGVAALGGYAEIFQRNVLASGVIPQISVIMGPCAGGDVYSPAMTDFIFMVRDTSYMFVTGPDVVKTVTNETVTAESLGGASVHTTKSSIADGAYDNDVEALLQMRRLVDLLPASNTAEVPEIECYQSVTDHDMSLDRLIPDNANKPYDIKELILKVADEGDFFEIQQSFAKNIVTGFGRVEGRTVGFVANQPMVLAGVLDSDASRKAARFVRFCDCFSIPIVTFVDVPGFLPGTAQEYGGLIKHGAKLLFAYAEATVPKITVITRKAYGGAYDVMASKHLRGDMNYAWPTAQIAVMGARGAVEIIYRKDIGDAEKIGAHTKAYEDRFLSPFVAAERGYVDEVIMPHSTRRRIARALRMLRNKDMQNPWKKHDNIPL encoded by the coding sequence ATGAAGGACGTGCTGAAGGAACTCGAGCGGCGGCGCGACATCGCCCGCATGGGTGGCGGCCAGGCGCGCATCGACGCCCAGCACAAGAAAGGCAAGCTCACCGCGCGCGAACGCATCGAGGTCTTTCTCGACGAAGGTTCGTTCGAGGAGTTCGACATGTATGTCGAGCATCGCTCGACCGATTTCGGCATGGAGAAGACCAAGATCGCCGGCGATGGCGTCGTCACCGGCTGGGGCACGGTCAACGGCCGTCCCGTCTATCTCTTCGCCAAGGATTTCACCGTGTTCGGCGGCTCGCTGTCGGAAGCCCATGCCGAAAAGGTCATCAAGGTGCAGGAGATGGCGCTGCGCAACCGGGCGCCGATCATCGGTCTCTACGATGCCGGCGGCGCGCGCATCCAGGAGGGCGTAGCAGCCCTTGGCGGCTATGCCGAAATCTTCCAGCGCAACGTGCTCGCTTCGGGTGTCATTCCGCAAATCTCCGTCATCATGGGCCCCTGTGCCGGCGGTGACGTCTATTCGCCCGCCATGACCGATTTCATCTTCATGGTGCGCGACACTTCCTACATGTTCGTCACCGGGCCGGACGTGGTGAAGACCGTGACCAACGAGACGGTGACCGCCGAGAGCCTCGGCGGTGCTTCAGTCCACACGACGAAATCCTCGATCGCCGACGGCGCCTATGACAATGACGTCGAAGCACTCTTGCAGATGCGCCGTCTGGTTGACCTGCTGCCAGCTTCCAACACGGCCGAGGTCCCCGAGATCGAATGCTACCAGTCGGTCACCGACCACGACATGTCGCTCGACCGGCTGATCCCCGACAATGCCAACAAGCCCTACGACATCAAGGAATTGATCCTGAAGGTCGCCGACGAGGGTGATTTCTTCGAGATCCAGCAGAGTTTCGCGAAGAACATCGTCACCGGTTTCGGCCGGGTCGAGGGCCGCACGGTCGGCTTCGTCGCCAACCAGCCAATGGTGCTGGCGGGCGTGCTCGATTCCGACGCCAGCCGCAAGGCGGCACGCTTCGTGCGCTTCTGCGACTGTTTTTCTATTCCCATCGTTACCTTCGTCGATGTTCCCGGCTTTCTGCCGGGCACCGCGCAGGAGTATGGCGGGCTGATCAAGCATGGCGCCAAGCTGCTCTTCGCCTATGCCGAGGCGACCGTGCCGAAGATCACCGTCATCACCCGCAAAGCCTATGGCGGCGCTTATGACGTCATGGCGTCAAAGCATCTGCGCGGCGATATGAACTATGCCTGGCCGACGGCGCAGATCGCGGTGATGGGCGCCAGGGGCGCGGTCGAGATCATCTACCGCAAGGACATCGGCGATGCCGAAAAAATTGGCGCCCATACAAAGGCTTACGAGGACCGCTTCCTGTCGCCTTTCGTAGCTGCCGAACGCGGCTATGTCGACGAGGTGATCATGCCGCACTCGACCCGCCGCCGTATCGCCCGGGCGCTTCGCATGCTGCGCAACAAGGACATGCAGAACCCCTGGAAGAAGCACGACAACATCCCGCTGTGA
- a CDS encoding NAD(P)H-hydrate dehydratase, with product MSHELLTSAEMGEADRLTIAAGPTDGIGLMRRAGQAVAAEVLRRYPAAAHVHVLCGPGNNGGDGYVVARILAGSATTVWASGPPRPDSDAALAAAECPIKPRPLSDFDAGLGSIVVDALYGAGLSKPLSGEAARAVDLVTDLHLPVVAVDLPSGISGDSGKVLGTSFSADLTVTFARKKPGHLLLPGRERCGEIVLADIGIGAQIIARLQPRTFENGPALWLRDLPVPAVDAHKYKRGHVGVFSGGPDATGAARLSALAAARSGAGAVTVLSPGNAMQVNAAHLTSIMLRRADDAADIETFVGERRPSAFVLGPGFGIGEKTRAFALALLASGQSAGASTGIDGLVFDADAITSFREAPDILFDAARRPDAPALVMTPHEGEFARLFPDIADDNALSKLDKAREAAAAANAVLVYKGADTVIAAPDGRAAINSNGAVWLATAGSGDVLSGITAGLLAQGVPAFEAACAAVWIHAEAGSRFGPGLIAEDLPLALVPVLRELVAAESGR from the coding sequence ATGAGCCACGAACTTCTTACTTCCGCCGAGATGGGCGAAGCGGATCGGCTGACAATTGCAGCGGGTCCAACCGACGGCATTGGATTGATGCGCCGTGCAGGGCAAGCCGTCGCGGCCGAAGTGCTCAGGCGCTATCCTGCGGCGGCGCACGTCCACGTGTTGTGCGGCCCGGGCAACAATGGTGGCGACGGCTACGTCGTCGCTCGCATCCTGGCTGGCAGCGCCACCACGGTCTGGGCGTCTGGCCCGCCGAGGCCGGATAGCGACGCGGCACTCGCCGCCGCGGAATGCCCAATCAAGCCCCGGCCGCTATCGGATTTTGATGCAGGTCTCGGCTCGATCGTGGTCGATGCGCTTTACGGGGCTGGGCTGTCCAAGCCGCTGTCGGGCGAGGCCGCCAGGGCGGTCGATCTGGTCACCGACCTGCATCTGCCGGTTGTCGCGGTCGACCTGCCTTCCGGCATCTCCGGCGACAGCGGCAAGGTGCTCGGCACATCGTTTTCAGCCGACCTCACCGTGACCTTTGCGCGCAAGAAGCCCGGCCATCTGCTCCTGCCGGGCCGGGAACGATGCGGAGAGATCGTGCTCGCCGATATCGGCATCGGCGCGCAGATCATTGCAAGGCTCCAGCCCCGGACATTCGAGAACGGACCGGCACTTTGGTTGCGCGATTTGCCGGTGCCGGCCGTCGACGCGCACAAATACAAGCGCGGCCATGTCGGTGTCTTTTCCGGTGGCCCCGATGCCACGGGCGCGGCGCGGCTCTCGGCGCTCGCCGCTGCCCGAAGCGGGGCAGGGGCGGTGACGGTTCTGTCGCCGGGCAACGCCATGCAGGTCAATGCCGCGCACCTGACTTCGATCATGTTGCGCAGGGCCGACGACGCTGCCGACATTGAGACATTTGTCGGCGAGCGCCGGCCATCGGCCTTTGTTCTCGGGCCCGGCTTTGGCATCGGTGAAAAAACCCGGGCGTTCGCGCTTGCGCTACTCGCGTCGGGCCAGTCGGCGGGCGCCTCCACCGGAATTGACGGCCTGGTCTTCGACGCAGACGCGATCACTTCGTTTCGTGAGGCGCCAGATATTTTGTTCGACGCCGCCCGCAGGCCGGACGCGCCCGCGCTGGTGATGACACCGCATGAAGGCGAGTTCGCCAGGCTGTTTCCTGATATCGCCGATGACAATGCCTTGTCGAAGCTGGACAAGGCACGCGAGGCTGCCGCAGCCGCCAATGCCGTCCTCGTCTACAAGGGCGCCGATACGGTGATCGCCGCTCCGGACGGCAGGGCAGCGATCAATTCCAATGGCGCGGTGTGGCTTGCCACCGCAGGGTCGGGCGACGTGTTGTCCGGCATCACGGCCGGACTGCTTGCCCAGGGCGTGCCGGCTTTCGAAGCGGCCTGCGCGGCGGTCTGGATCCATGCCGAGGCCGGGAGTCGGTTCGGGCCGGGACTGATCGCCGAGGATTTGCCGCTGGCACTGGTGCCGGTGCTGCGCGAACTGGTTGCTGCCGAAAGCGGGCGCTGA
- a CDS encoding P-II family nitrogen regulator yields the protein MKKIEAIIKPFKLDEVKEALQEAGLQGITVTEAKGFGRQKGHTELYRGAEYVVDFLPKVKIEVVLGDDAVEGAIEAIRKAAQTGRIGDGKIFVSNIEEVVRIRTGETGMDAV from the coding sequence ATGAAAAAGATCGAAGCGATCATCAAGCCATTCAAGCTGGACGAAGTGAAGGAAGCGCTTCAGGAGGCCGGACTGCAAGGCATCACCGTGACCGAGGCCAAGGGTTTCGGGCGCCAGAAGGGTCACACCGAACTCTACCGCGGCGCCGAATATGTCGTCGACTTCCTGCCCAAGGTGAAGATCGAGGTCGTGCTCGGCGACGATGCCGTGGAAGGCGCGATCGAGGCCATCCGCAAGGCGGCCCAGACCGGCCGCATCGGCGACGGCAAGATCTTCGTCTCCAACATCGAGGAAGTCGTGCGCATCCGCACCGGCGAAACCGGAATGGACGCGGTTTGA
- the glnA gene encoding type I glutamate--ammonia ligase, translated as MTTAKDIMKQIKDNDVKFVDLRFTDPKGKLQHVTMDVVEVEEDMFADGVMFDGSSIAGWKAINESDMVLMPDPDTVHMDPFFAQSTMVILCDILDPVSGESYNRDPRGTAKKAEAYMKSEGIGDTIYVGPEAEFFVFDDVKYKADPYNTGFRLDSTELPSNDDTDYETGNLGHRPRIKGGYFPVPPIDSAQDMRSEMLTVLAEMGVRVEKHHHEVAAAQHELGIKFDTLVRNADKMLIYKYVVHQVANAYGKTATFMPKPIFGDNGSGMHVHQSIWKGGKPTFAGNEYAGLSESCLFYIGGIIKHAKAINAFTNPLTNSYKRLVPGYEAPVLLAYSARNRSASCRIPFGSSPKAKRVEVRFPDPGANPYLAFAAMLMAGLDGIKNKIHPGQPMDKDLYDLPPKELKKIPTVCGSLREALQSLDKDRGFLKAGGVFDDDQIDSYIELKMAEVMRFEMTPHPVEYDMYYSV; from the coding sequence ATGACGACAGCCAAAGACATCATGAAGCAGATCAAGGACAACGACGTGAAATTCGTCGACCTGCGCTTCACCGACCCGAAGGGCAAGCTGCAGCACGTGACCATGGATGTCGTCGAGGTCGAGGAAGACATGTTCGCCGACGGCGTCATGTTCGACGGCTCCTCGATCGCCGGCTGGAAGGCCATCAACGAGTCCGACATGGTGCTGATGCCCGATCCGGACACGGTCCACATGGATCCGTTCTTCGCGCAGTCGACCATGGTCATCCTGTGCGACATCCTGGATCCGGTCTCGGGCGAATCCTACAACCGCGATCCGCGCGGCACGGCCAAGAAGGCCGAGGCTTACATGAAGTCGGAAGGCATCGGCGACACCATCTATGTCGGTCCGGAAGCCGAATTCTTCGTGTTCGATGACGTCAAGTACAAGGCCGATCCCTACAACACCGGCTTCAGGCTCGACTCGACCGAACTGCCGTCGAATGACGACACCGATTACGAGACCGGCAATCTCGGCCACCGCCCGCGCATCAAGGGCGGCTATTTCCCGGTGCCGCCGATCGATTCGGCACAGGACATGCGCTCCGAAATGCTGACGGTGCTGGCCGAAATGGGGGTCCGCGTCGAAAAGCATCACCACGAGGTGGCCGCCGCCCAGCACGAGCTCGGCATCAAGTTCGACACGCTGGTCCGCAACGCCGACAAGATGCTGATCTACAAGTACGTCGTGCACCAGGTCGCCAACGCCTATGGCAAGACGGCGACCTTCATGCCGAAGCCGATCTTCGGCGACAATGGCTCGGGCATGCACGTCCACCAGTCGATCTGGAAGGGCGGCAAGCCGACCTTCGCCGGCAACGAATATGCCGGTCTGTCGGAGAGCTGCTTGTTTTACATCGGCGGCATCATCAAACATGCCAAGGCGATCAATGCCTTCACCAACCCGCTGACCAACTCCTACAAGCGTCTGGTGCCGGGCTACGAGGCGCCGGTGCTGCTCGCCTATTCGGCGCGCAACCGTTCGGCGTCCTGCCGCATCCCGTTCGGCAGTTCACCGAAGGCCAAGCGCGTCGAGGTCCGCTTCCCGGATCCGGGCGCGAACCCCTATCTCGCTTTCGCCGCCATGCTGATGGCCGGCCTCGACGGCATCAAGAACAAGATCCATCCGGGACAGCCGATGGACAAGGATCTCTACGACCTGCCGCCGAAGGAGCTGAAGAAGATCCCGACCGTCTGTGGTTCGCTGCGCGAAGCGCTGCAGAGCCTCGACAAGGACCGAGGCTTCCTGAAGGCCGGCGGCGTCTTCGACGACGATCAGATCGACAGCTATATCGAGCTCAAGATGGCCGAAGTGATGCGCTTCGAAATGACCCCGCACCCAGTCGAATACGACATGTACTATTCGGTGTAA
- a CDS encoding glutamine synthetase beta-grasp domain-containing protein — MTKYKLEYIWLDGYTPVPNLRGKTQIKEFAEFPTLEQLPLWGFDGSSTQQAEGHSSDCVLKPVAVYPDPARTNGVLVMCEVMMPDGVTPHASNKRATILDDEGAWFGFEQEYFFYKDGRPLGFPESGYPAPQGPYYTGVGYSNVGSVARQIVEEHLDLCLAAGINHEGINAEVAKGQWEFQIFGKGSKKAADQMWMARYLMQRLTEKYGIDIEYHCKPLGDTDWNGSGMHANFSTSYMREVGGKAYFEALMAAFDKNLMDHIAVYGPDNDKRLTGKHETAPWNRFSYGIADRGASIRVPHSFVKNDYKGYLEDRRPNSQGDPYQIASQILKTIASVPASAEVSAAA; from the coding sequence ATGACCAAATACAAGCTCGAGTATATCTGGCTCGATGGATACACCCCGGTCCCCAATCTTCGCGGCAAGACGCAGATCAAGGAATTCGCCGAGTTCCCGACGCTCGAGCAGCTGCCGCTGTGGGGCTTCGACGGGTCCTCGACGCAGCAGGCCGAGGGGCACAGCTCCGATTGCGTGCTGAAGCCGGTCGCCGTCTATCCGGATCCGGCCCGCACCAACGGCGTGCTCGTCATGTGCGAAGTCATGATGCCCGATGGCGTTACGCCGCACGCATCCAACAAGCGCGCCACCATCCTCGACGACGAAGGCGCCTGGTTCGGCTTCGAGCAGGAGTATTTCTTCTACAAGGATGGCCGTCCGCTCGGCTTCCCCGAGAGCGGCTATCCCGCACCGCAGGGTCCGTACTATACCGGCGTCGGCTATTCGAATGTCGGCTCCGTTGCGCGTCAGATCGTCGAGGAGCATCTCGATCTCTGCCTTGCGGCCGGCATCAACCACGAAGGCATCAACGCCGAAGTGGCCAAGGGCCAGTGGGAATTCCAGATTTTCGGCAAGGGTTCCAAGAAGGCCGCCGACCAGATGTGGATGGCCCGCTATCTGATGCAGCGCCTGACCGAAAAGTACGGCATCGACATCGAATACCACTGCAAGCCGCTCGGCGACACCGACTGGAACGGCTCGGGCATGCATGCCAATTTCTCGACGTCCTATATGCGTGAAGTCGGCGGCAAGGCCTATTTCGAAGCGCTGATGGCGGCCTTCGACAAGAACCTGATGGACCACATCGCCGTCTACGGCCCGGACAACGACAAGCGTTTGACCGGCAAGCACGAGACCGCGCCGTGGAACAGGTTCAGCTATGGCATCGCCGATCGCGGCGCCTCGATCCGCGTCCCGCATTCGTTCGTCAAGAACGACTACAAGGGCTATTTGGAAGACCGCCGCCCGAACTCGCAGGGCGATCCCTACCAGATCGCCTCGCAGATCCTGAAGACGATCGCTTCGGTGCCGGCGAGCGCAGAGGTTTCGGCCGCCGCCTGA
- a CDS encoding DUF2735 domain-containing protein has protein sequence MQVTQSRPSAKILMFPLAARKSALTLGAKAKFAAELAALRGEHTDFDGWYHEAAVEAENPQRKS, from the coding sequence ATGCAAGTCACGCAGTCGCGTCCGTCGGCGAAAATCCTGATGTTCCCACTGGCAGCGCGCAAGTCTGCCTTAACTTTAGGCGCCAAGGCCAAATTCGCGGCAGAGCTTGCCGCGCTTCGCGGCGAGCATACCGATTTTGATGGCTGGTATCACGAGGCCGCCGTCGAGGCAGAAAACCCGCAACGGAAGAGCTGA
- a CDS encoding MFS transporter, producing MAMASTARGTSRGMTREEKKVIFASSLGTVFEWYDFYLYGSLAAFIGSTFFSPTIPEATRNIFALLAFAAGFLVRPFGALLFGRIGDLVGRKYTFLVTMTIMGLSTFLVGLLPGYATLGIAAPVILIVLRMLQGLALGGEYGGAATYVAEHAPDDRRGFYTSWIQTTATLGLFLSLIVILIVQGSLSKETYAAWGWRIPFIVSFLLLAVSIWIRLSLSESPTFQKMKDEGRGSKAPLSEAFGQWKNAKIALLALLGLTAGQAVVWYNGQFYALFFLQNVLKVDAQSVNIMIAIALALGSIFFVVFGWLSDKIGRKPIIMAGLALAVVCTFPLFKALTWAANPALAKAQQSTRATVTAAPGDCRFQFNPVGTAKFTTSCDIATSFLTKNSVPYDVVSTATPGTAASVKIGTETVASYDAVAAGDQAKSKDAAFVKAVNMSLQDNGYPLKRAATKVADQKLDAFVAANPELKLDAAAIRAGEKATVPIDQAVKDKLLTIDEAAGAPEVTVYNIPGGGAFAMFADPAAVNWPMTIGILFILVLFVTMVYGPIAAILVEMFPTRIRYTGMSLPYHIGNGWFGGLLPATVFALSAYKGDIYYGLWYPVVIAAFTLVIGMIFVKDTLGTDLHTKQ from the coding sequence ATGGCAATGGCATCGACCGCCCGCGGAACGAGCCGCGGCATGACGCGGGAGGAGAAGAAGGTCATCTTCGCTTCCTCGCTCGGCACCGTTTTCGAATGGTACGATTTCTATCTCTACGGCTCGCTGGCGGCTTTCATCGGCTCGACCTTTTTCAGTCCGACGATTCCCGAGGCAACGCGCAACATCTTCGCGCTGCTGGCCTTTGCCGCCGGCTTCCTGGTGCGCCCGTTCGGCGCGTTGCTGTTCGGTCGCATCGGCGACCTCGTCGGTCGCAAATATACGTTCCTGGTCACCATGACGATCATGGGTCTGTCGACCTTCCTGGTCGGTCTGCTGCCCGGCTATGCAACCTTGGGCATCGCGGCTCCTGTGATCCTGATCGTCCTGCGCATGCTGCAGGGCTTGGCGCTGGGCGGCGAATATGGTGGTGCGGCGACCTATGTCGCCGAGCACGCGCCCGATGACCGCCGCGGCTTCTACACCTCATGGATCCAGACGACAGCGACACTCGGCCTGTTCCTGTCGCTGATCGTGATCCTGATCGTGCAGGGATCGTTGAGCAAGGAGACGTACGCCGCCTGGGGCTGGCGCATTCCTTTCATCGTCTCTTTCCTGCTGCTCGCCGTTTCGATCTGGATCCGGTTGTCTCTCTCGGAGTCCCCGACCTTCCAGAAGATGAAGGACGAAGGCAGGGGCTCCAAGGCGCCGCTCTCGGAGGCCTTTGGCCAGTGGAAGAACGCCAAGATCGCGCTCCTGGCGCTGCTCGGCCTCACCGCCGGTCAGGCCGTCGTCTGGTACAATGGCCAGTTCTACGCGCTGTTCTTCCTGCAGAACGTGCTGAAGGTCGATGCCCAGTCGGTCAACATCATGATCGCCATCGCGCTGGCGCTCGGCTCGATCTTCTTCGTCGTGTTCGGCTGGCTCTCCGACAAGATCGGTCGCAAGCCGATCATCATGGCTGGCCTTGCGCTCGCCGTCGTCTGCACCTTCCCACTGTTCAAGGCGTTGACCTGGGCCGCCAATCCGGCGCTCGCCAAGGCACAACAGAGCACTCGGGCAACGGTGACGGCGGCCCCCGGCGACTGCAGGTTCCAGTTCAATCCGGTCGGAACCGCGAAATTCACGACGTCCTGCGACATCGCGACTTCGTTTCTGACCAAGAACTCGGTTCCGTACGACGTGGTGTCGACGGCTACGCCCGGGACGGCTGCGTCAGTCAAGATTGGTACAGAGACGGTGGCGTCCTACGACGCGGTCGCCGCCGGCGATCAGGCCAAGTCCAAGGACGCGGCCTTCGTCAAGGCCGTCAACATGTCCCTGCAGGACAACGGTTATCCGCTGAAGCGTGCGGCGACCAAGGTTGCGGACCAGAAACTCGATGCGTTTGTTGCCGCGAACCCGGAACTGAAGCTGGACGCTGCCGCAATCCGAGCCGGTGAGAAGGCGACCGTGCCGATTGATCAGGCGGTCAAGGACAAGCTCTTGACCATCGACGAGGCAGCGGGTGCACCCGAGGTCACCGTCTACAACATACCGGGCGGCGGTGCCTTTGCCATGTTCGCCGATCCGGCAGCGGTGAACTGGCCGATGACAATCGGCATCCTGTTCATCCTGGTGCTGTTCGTGACCATGGTCTACGGGCCGATCGCGGCGATCCTTGTCGAGATGTTCCCGACCCGCATTCGCTACACCGGCATGTCGTTGCCCTATCACATCGGCAATGGCTGGTTCGGCGGCCTGCTGCCGGCGACGGTGTTCGCGCTCAGCGCCTACAAGGGCGACATCTACTACGGCCTTTGGTATCCGGTGGTGATCGCGGCGTTCACGCTGGTCATCGGCATGATCTTCGTCAAGGACACGCTCGGAACAGACCTGCACACCAAGCAGTAG
- a CDS encoding ATP12 family chaperone protein → MRDILNDLEAGKYLSDPDPVRRAQIQMKTPLPKRFYKEVSFAPVEAGFAVQLDSRPVRTPGKALLALPTEAAAALVAAEFAEQGETINPVTMPVMRLVNTAIDGVASDLQAVLEDILRFASSDLLCYRADAPQGLVERQNEQWDPVIDWARTAFGVRFNLAEGIIHVEQPRETIAVLGSHMAQRTEPLRLAAIHVMTSLTGSALLALAVDFGELDGEQAWAAGHVDEDWQIAQWGQDAEAVARRAARKRDMMAAVKLLEALRA, encoded by the coding sequence ATGCGTGACATCCTCAACGACCTCGAAGCGGGCAAGTATCTTTCCGATCCGGATCCGGTGCGTCGCGCCCAGATCCAGATGAAGACACCGCTGCCCAAACGCTTCTACAAGGAGGTCTCGTTCGCGCCGGTGGAAGCCGGCTTTGCCGTGCAACTCGACAGCAGGCCGGTGCGCACGCCGGGCAAGGCTCTGCTGGCGCTGCCGACCGAGGCGGCCGCGGCGCTGGTTGCCGCCGAGTTCGCCGAACAGGGCGAGACGATCAATCCGGTGACGATGCCGGTGATGCGGCTGGTCAATACCGCCATCGATGGCGTGGCCAGCGATCTGCAGGCGGTGCTGGAAGACATTCTGCGGTTTGCCTCGTCGGATCTGCTCTGTTACCGCGCCGACGCCCCGCAAGGGCTGGTCGAGCGCCAGAACGAGCAGTGGGATCCCGTCATCGACTGGGCACGCACCGCATTTGGGGTTCGCTTCAACCTTGCCGAAGGCATCATCCATGTCGAGCAGCCGCGCGAAACCATTGCCGTGCTGGGCAGCCATATGGCTCAGCGCACCGAGCCGCTGCGCCTAGCCGCCATTCATGTCATGACTTCGCTGACCGGGTCGGCATTGCTGGCGTTGGCTGTCGATTTCGGCGAGCTCGACGGCGAGCAGGCCTGGGCCGCCGGCCATGTCGACGAGGACTGGCAGATCGCGCAGTGGGGACAGGACGCCGAAGCAGTCGCGCGTCGTGCCGCCCGCAAACGAGACATGATGGCCGCCGTCAAATTGCTCGAAGCGCTGCGGGCCTGA
- a CDS encoding DMT family transporter, whose protein sequence is MAAAAIMVGLTFSWGLNYVAAKISYAGYDPVFLSIARSVIGGFCVFLWCRWRGIALFTRDGTLLAGIAVGVLFGIEFLCLYVGLEHTTVARNTLLVNSMPFWMLIGGHFLLGEQITTRKFLGLLLAFAGLATVFSDKLGGGGDMLFGDLLSLVSGFFWALTNILIKRSKLVEASAEKLLLYQLAGAAIVGVLVMPLAGPPVRDPALVPTLALLFQAIYIVAFTYVLWFWLLRRYPAAGLSSFTFLSPVFGVLCGAIILNEPLTIRIFLALGLIAAGLIIVNRPARKLTPV, encoded by the coding sequence ATGGCGGCGGCCGCCATCATGGTCGGCCTGACCTTTTCCTGGGGCCTGAACTACGTCGCCGCCAAGATCTCCTATGCCGGCTACGACCCCGTCTTCCTGTCGATCGCACGTTCGGTCATCGGTGGTTTCTGCGTCTTTCTCTGGTGCCGCTGGCGCGGCATTGCGCTGTTCACCAGGGATGGGACATTGCTGGCCGGCATCGCGGTCGGCGTGCTTTTCGGCATCGAGTTCCTTTGCCTCTATGTCGGCCTGGAGCACACGACCGTGGCCCGCAACACGCTGCTGGTCAACTCGATGCCGTTCTGGATGCTGATCGGCGGCCATTTCCTGCTCGGCGAACAGATCACCACGCGCAAGTTCCTTGGCCTGCTGTTGGCCTTTGCCGGTCTTGCCACCGTTTTTTCCGACAAGCTCGGCGGTGGCGGAGACATGCTGTTCGGCGATCTCCTAAGCCTTGTTTCCGGGTTTTTCTGGGCATTGACCAATATCCTCATCAAACGATCGAAACTGGTCGAGGCAAGCGCGGAGAAGCTGCTGCTCTATCAACTCGCCGGCGCCGCAATCGTTGGCGTGTTGGTGATGCCTCTCGCCGGCCCGCCGGTTCGCGATCCAGCCTTGGTGCCGACATTGGCACTGCTTTTCCAGGCGATCTATATCGTCGCCTTTACCTACGTGCTGTGGTTCTGGCTGCTGCGCCGCTATCCCGCCGCGGGCCTGTCTAGCTTCACCTTCCTGTCGCCGGTCTTCGGTGTTTTATGCGGTGCGATCATCTTGAACGAGCCGCTGACCATCCGCATCTTTCTGGCACTTGGCTTGATTGCGGCGGGGCTGATCATCGTCAACCGGCCGGCACGCAAGCTGACACCGGTGTGA
- a CDS encoding RluA family pseudouridine synthase, which yields MAGVEQITVEAGEAGMRLDRWFKTHFPGLGFGHLQKLLRSGQIRVDGGRVKADTRVEPGQMVRVPPLEVDKKGESALTGHSIRNQGDADVLAKMLIHEDPKVFVFNKPAGLAVQGGSGVTRNVDDMLEAWRNQKGEKPRLVHRLDRDTSGVLVVARTRLAAMKLSEAFRARETKKTYWALVKGVPPKREDKISTWLIKEATPDGDRVRVAAHGEKGADHAVSYYRIIEQAAQTMTWLEMEPYTGRTHQLRVHAAYIGCPIIGDPKYFEADTNWDFPGGIQNRLHLHARRIIIPHPDKGVIDVTAPMPPHMRQSWNLIGFDDASAED from the coding sequence ATGGCAGGCGTTGAACAGATCACGGTGGAGGCCGGCGAGGCGGGCATGCGGCTCGATCGCTGGTTCAAAACGCATTTCCCGGGTCTTGGCTTCGGCCATCTGCAGAAACTGCTGCGCTCCGGCCAGATCCGCGTCGATGGCGGCCGGGTCAAGGCCGACACCCGTGTCGAGCCGGGCCAGATGGTGCGTGTACCGCCGCTCGAGGTGGACAAGAAGGGCGAGAGCGCGCTGACGGGTCACTCGATCCGCAACCAGGGCGACGCCGATGTACTCGCCAAGATGCTGATCCATGAGGACCCTAAGGTCTTCGTCTTCAACAAGCCGGCGGGCCTCGCCGTTCAGGGCGGCTCCGGCGTCACGCGCAATGTCGACGACATGCTGGAAGCCTGGCGCAACCAGAAGGGCGAGAAGCCGCGGCTGGTGCATCGGCTCGACCGCGATACGTCGGGCGTGCTGGTCGTCGCCCGCACCAGGCTGGCCGCCATGAAGCTCTCCGAGGCGTTCCGGGCGCGGGAAACCAAGAAGACCTACTGGGCGCTGGTCAAGGGCGTGCCGCCCAAGCGAGAGGACAAGATCTCGACCTGGCTGATCAAGGAGGCTACGCCGGACGGCGACCGTGTGCGCGTCGCCGCCCATGGTGAAAAGGGCGCCGACCATGCCGTGTCCTACTACCGCATCATCGAGCAGGCGGCGCAGACCATGACCTGGTTGGAGATGGAGCCTTACACGGGACGCACCCACCAGCTCCGCGTCCATGCCGCCTATATCGGCTGCCCGATCATCGGCGATCCGAAATACTTCGAAGCCGACACCAACTGGGATTTTCCCGGCGGCATTCAAAACCGCCTGCACCTGCACGCGCGCCGCATCATTATTCCGCACCCGGACAAGGGCGTCATCGACGTCACCGCGCCGATGCCGCCGCATATGCGCCAGAGCTGGAACCTGATCGGCTTCGACGACGCCAGCGCTGAGGATTGA